Genomic window (Onychomys torridus unplaced genomic scaffold, mOncTor1.1, whole genome shotgun sequence):
AGTACAACattttttatatgaatatataaattttgCAAAATATTCAACAGCTGTGTATACTTGTCAAAACCAGTTAACTATAGACCTAAGATTCAATCTAAACAAAAAGTGGAGTGATATAAGAGTCCCTAGTAGTCTACACTATCTTGTCTGAAATAAGGATCGAAATCTGTATAGAAAATATCAGAGATCCAAGTTTCCAGCCCCATCAAAGCGGGACTAGAGGAAAAGCAAAAAACCTAACATCTACTTCAGGTCTATTATTGTGTCTCACAAGGTGAAGAGAAAACAATTTCTAGTTCCTTCATTTTGGATCCAGTTTAACCTTCAAACTACCTCAAGGAGAAATGGCAGGAGACGGGACAGCCCAGAGATTGGACCACACTCAAATCAGCTTCTCAGAAGTTCTCCTACAGGTGGACCATCTGcaacttccctttttttttggagaaaaggCCAGGAAGCATTAGAAGCCTAACTTTCTCAATAGGAGCCAATGACAAATGGTGTTTGACAGTATACCAAAGGGAATCAATGAAGTAAGTGCAGATTACCTATCTGTTAATCTACTTTTGCTCAGGTGTCTAAAGAGCCATGTTTGGGCAAAGTTCCAGATCTGTATCATAAATGCTGAAGgagacaaaacagaaaccatgagGAGCCCAAAAGCCTTTAAGTTCGTGCCAGGCCTTGGCTGTGGATTCAAAAAGTACATCCTTCGAGATTTCCTCCTGTCTCATGCACCTCGTCTTCTTCCAGACGACCATTTCACACTCCTCTGCATGGTGAGCATGGTTCAGGACTCATTCAGTATCTCTGACCAGAACAGAAAGCCAGGGATTCAAGTTCCCAGATGCACATTGACAGATGACATTGGAGAGCTGTGGGAGAATTCCTTATTCACAGACTGCTGCCTGGTGGTATCTGGCCAGGAATTCCAGGCTCACAAGGCCATCTTAGCAGCTCActctccagttttcagagccatgtttcaacATGACATTGAGGAGAGCAGGAAGAACCGCTTTGAGATCCCTGACTTGGAGCCACAAGTCTTCAAGGCAATGATGGACTTCATTTACACTGGAAAGGCACCACACCTAGACAGCATGGCAGATGCTGTGCTGCCAGCTGCTGACAAGTATGGCCTGGAGCTTTTGAAGGTCATGTGTGAGGATGCCCTCTTCAAGgacctctctgtggagaatgctgcccacactctatccctggctgacctccacagctcagggcagctgaaaacccaggtgctggatttcattacagctcatgcttctgaggtctctgagacCTCAGGCTGGAAGGCAATGGTGGGCTCAAATCCCCATTCAGTGGCTGAAGCATACCATTCCCTGccttctgctcttctctctttcctggagCCCTCTTTCAAACGCTTGAAGCAATCCTAGAACAGAATTCAcagtttaaaatgtgaaatataagGTATTCAGAAGCTAAATCAAATCAGTCAACATGACTGAATTGAGAAGCATTTAGGACTTTACATAACACAAACCAAAATTCACTTACAATATTTATTCTTGGTTCCCAACTTACTTCATATGGAAAGAACTATAGTCCTAAAATGGAGGACACATCTCTGAGATTTTCTGCTTAAGTAGCAGAAGTAGATCCACTTCTAATATGTACTTGGAGGTAGAAAGAGATGAACATTTAATCCGGATCTCAGGGcctaaagacacacacacctttaatccatatCTTGAGGCTTGAAGGCACTACCTAAATTCAGCCACACCTTCTGCtgttgctctttgcctgcttgccttcaccttcagtaagtccttccttccctgtctctggaATGCCAACATAAATTGAATACCAGCTCAGTTGTCCAACCTCCTGGACTGAATAAGTATTGGATTCTTGTATTTTCCCTTCATAGCTATCCACTGTGGGATTAGCAGGACTGCAGCCCTAAGTCATGCTAATAAATATCCTTCCCtcaaatatagaaatatttactCTTTATATTCTGGTACTTTTGAGAACCGTAGCACAACTCTTCTTTATATGGGTGAATAAAGTGTCCCAAATTATTCAACAGTTGTGAATAAAGATCAAAACTAGTTACCTATTGACCTAAGATTTTATCTAGAGAAAAATGGAGTGATGTAACAGTCCCTAGTAGCCTAGACTGTCTTCTCTAAAACTAATATTGAAATCTGGATAACAAATTTCAGAGAGATGTTTCCATCCCCACTgaagaaggaacagaggggaaaacagaaactaaaaaaatctaaaaaaatatttgtaattgtGACCCCCAggttaaagcagaaaaaaataccaGTTCTTCATTTTGAATAAGCTTTaactttcaaaccatcacaagcaGGTATgtcaggggacctgatgcccaaGAGCTGGGGCTACACACAGATCAGCGTCCAGAAATTATCCTACTGGTGGACCATCTGCAACTTCCATTTTGCTTGGAGGGAATGTGGGAAGACACTAAAAGTCCTACTTTTCACCAAGAGCTAGTGACAAACAATGGTGTTTGAAAGTACACCTGAATGGGGATGATGTATAAGGCAAAGATAACATGTCACCTTATTTACTGTTGCTAGCTGTCCAAAGAGCCCAGTGTGGGCAATGTTCCACTTGTAGATCCTACACACCATAttagataaaaacaaattatgaagAGCTCAAGGGTGATCAGGTTCCTGCAAAATCAACACTGGGGGTTCAAAAAGTTCATCTTTGGAGATTTTGTCTTCTCATGGGATTTGGCTTTTAGATGACCAGCTCACCCTCCTATGCAAGGTGGTCATGGTTCAGGacacctgcttctctgatcagAGCATGAAGCCAAGGATTTAGGTTCCAGGTGCATGGTGGCAGATGACCTAGGGGAGTTGTGGCAGAGTTTCTGATTCACAGACTGCTGCCTGGCAGTAGTAGGTCAGGAAACACAGGCTCACAAGGCCATCTTAGCAGCTCTGTCTCCAGTTTTCAGAGCTATGTTTAAACATGGCATGGGAGAGAGCACAAGGAACCAAGTTGAGATTCATGACTTGGAGCCACAAGTCATCAAGGCAATGATGGGCTTCATTTACACTGGGAAAGCACCAGACCTTGACAGCATAGTAGATGCTGTACTGGCAGCTGCTGACAAGTATGGCCTGGAGCTCTTAAAGTTCATGTACAAGTGCACCCTCTGCAGGGACTTCTCTGTGGATAATGCTGTCCATATTCTAATACTGGCTAAGCAGTATAAAGCAGAGCGGCTGAAAACTCAGGCACTAGATTTCATTACACCTCATTCTTCTGATGTCTCTGAGTCTTCAGGCTAGAAAGCAATGGTGGGCTCATACCCTGACTTGGTGGCTGAAGCATACGGTTCCTTTGCTTCTACACAGGTTCTGTTCCTGGAATCCCCTCTGAAAAGTCTGAAAAAATCCAAGGACATATTCAGCTCTGACTTACAGGTGACTTCCAGAAGTAGCAGCCAGTGTGGTTGTTTCAATGCCACCTGTATAGACTTGGCTAGCAGGCAAACTTTCTGCATgccaagagcaagcaggcaaagaccAAATTATTTTTCTGCCTCATCTTTTCATAGGTTCCCAGCAGAAGGTAGTT
Coding sequences:
- the LOC118575149 gene encoding LOW QUALITY PROTEIN: speckle-type POZ protein-like (The sequence of the model RefSeq protein was modified relative to this genomic sequence to represent the inferred CDS: inserted 1 base in 1 codon; deleted 1 base in 1 codon); protein product: MAGDGTAQRLDHTQSASQKFSYRWTICNFPFFLEKRPGSIRSLTFSIGANDKWCLTVXPKGINEVSADYLSVNLLLLRCLKSHVWAKFQICIINAEGDKTETMRSPKAFKFVPGLGCGFKKYILRDFLLSHAPRLLPDDHFTLLCMVSMVQDSFSISDQNRKPGIQVPRCTLTDDIGELWENSLFTDCCLVVSGQEFQAHKAILAAHSPVFRAMFQHDIEESRKNRFEIPDLEPQVFKAMMDFIYTGKAPHLDSMADAVLPAADKYGLELLKVMCEDALFKDLSVENAAHTLSLADLHSSGQLKTQVLDFITAHASEVSETSGWKAMVGSNPHSVAEAYHSLPSALLSFLEPSFKRLKQS